Within the Thermanaeromonas toyohensis ToBE genome, the region ATGTGGCCGCAGAAGACGGCCTGTTTTTTGCTGTAATGCAGGGAGGAAATGTGTTCTACACTCGGAACGGGCATTTCCAGGTGCTGCCGAACGGCGTACTGGCGGACGCAGCGGGCAGGCCGGTGCTGGGGACGGACGGCAACCCGGTGGTGGTGGGGAGAGAGGACTTCCTCGTTTTGCCAGACGGTACCGTGACCGCCCCGGATGGCGTAACTTTGGGCCAGCTGGGGCTCTGGCGGGTCGAAAACCCGGTTCCGGCCGGCGGCGGGCTCTATCAGGGGCTGGCCGTAACCGCTACGGGTAGGGTACGCCAGGGATGGCTGTGCGGGCCGAACACTTCGCTGGCTCAGGAGAGTGTCGAGCTGGTGGCGGTCCAGAGAGCGTTCGAATCTGCGCAGCGTGTCTTGGTGGCGGAAGACCAGGCGCTGGGGTCGCTGATCTCAGCGGTCAGGGCTTAAATGTTTCTGTCTGTAGAAACTGGAGAACAACAAGGAGGGTGGAAACAGCATGCGTGCGATGTGGAC harbors:
- a CDS encoding flagellar hook-basal body protein; the protein is MLKGFYTSACGLMTGLRRLDVVADNAANLNTPGFLRRRYAIQAGFGRALEAVAGGYSAPVGTARPVVVVTDVPCAAGPGELKHTGRPLDVAAEDGLFFAVMQGGNVFYTRNGHFQVLPNGVLADAAGRPVLGTDGNPVVVGREDFLVLPDGTVTAPDGVTLGQLGLWRVENPVPAGGGLYQGLAVTATGRVRQGWLCGPNTSLAQESVELVAVQRAFESAQRVLVAEDQALGSLISAVRA